The Herbaspirillum sp. RTI4 genome has a segment encoding these proteins:
- a CDS encoding DUF1120 domain-containing protein yields MNRIQTLAGFVFLLSLFGSAGAADPIPPSAMLTATAKIKAPACNASVSGNIDYGVISHSLLNPTKTTQLKSNGTSLNITCESDTFLRFKVTDEKPGTAISLGTGYVPILFGSETTSVGTSNLLGLGKSTNGVPIGGYVLQFGTPTVVNSAGTSMSTRVIISATPAGSISGGGFAQTYYDRSTPYIGTATSSDGLTPAKGKTFLFPLAVVAIINKSTAFSATDTVELSGKITMEIVYL; encoded by the coding sequence ATGAACCGAATACAAACACTCGCTGGATTCGTATTCCTGTTGAGCCTTTTCGGTTCTGCCGGGGCGGCGGACCCCATCCCGCCATCGGCCATGCTGACCGCGACTGCCAAAATCAAGGCCCCCGCGTGCAACGCAAGCGTCTCCGGCAATATCGATTACGGCGTGATCAGCCACTCCTTGTTGAATCCGACGAAAACGACTCAACTAAAAAGTAATGGCACCTCCCTCAACATCACTTGCGAAAGCGACACCTTTCTGCGGTTCAAAGTGACCGATGAAAAACCGGGTACGGCGATATCCCTGGGTACCGGGTACGTCCCTATCCTGTTCGGTAGCGAAACCACCTCCGTTGGCACAAGCAACCTGCTGGGATTGGGAAAAAGTACCAATGGAGTTCCCATCGGTGGCTACGTTTTGCAATTTGGGACCCCAACGGTCGTCAACAGTGCTGGCACGAGCATGAGTACTAGAGTCATCATCTCCGCCACCCCTGCCGGCTCCATAAGCGGCGGCGGATTCGCTCAGACATATTACGACCGGTCTACGCCCTATATTGGTACGGCCACCTCCAGCGACGGCTTGACCCCGGCGAAGGGAAAAACCTTTCTTTTTCCCCTCGCGGTGGTAGCAATCATCAACAAAAGTACTGCCTTTAGTGCCACCGATACCGTCGAGCTTAGCGGTAAGATCACGATGGAAATTGTTTATCTGTAA